The DNA window GCGTTTTCCTTATCGCTGGTAAGGTTTACGATATTGATTTCATGGGCTATCTCTAGGAGCGTTTCTTTCCAGTTGCCACGCTCGCTCTTAGGGTCGAGAATGACCGCCTGTCCGCCAAAGAGGACGGAATAATAGACAATCAGATTGTTGCAGAATGATTTTCCACCGCCAAGACTTCCCACAAAGGCAGAAGCCAGAGCATTGGTGACTGTCCCCTTGATACCCTGTGAAGCAAGGGACGGCTGTAAATAGACGTTTCTTCCCGTGTCCACGGAATAGCCGATATAGATACCTGTATTCTCGCCAAGCTGTTGTGTCGCCCCAAAGCCAAGCCCAGCCAAGAAGTCCGATTTCACATACTGCACATAGTCATTGATATAACGCTTGCTGGCGGGGAGAAATTCAGAGTGAAGCCCCAGCATATCCCCAGCAGGTCGGACTAACTTTACATTGAGGTCGTCGTAGAAGTCCTTGACCTCATCACAGCGTCGTTTCAGCTCGTCGAGGTCGGGAGCAGACACACGGATAACGTAAGAAAGTTTATACATACTTTCCTTGCTCTGGTCGAGGTCGGTTTCCAATTCGTCCACGCTGTCTAATGCGTCCACCACATTTGAGCTTGTTTCACTCCCAGACTGATAGGCGTGGTTGTCCAAATCTTTCAGCTCTTTCTTCTTGTTGCGGACAGTCGATAAGGCTTTTCTGTTCCCGACGATTTCCACATTCATGCTCGTATCAACAGGGAAAGTGAACTGCTGTTGCTGGAAATAGAAGATTTCCGACGACGGAAAATCCAGCTCGCCCACAATCGCATTGACGGTAAAGTAGGACACGAAGCTCTCGCTGTCCTCATGTTCCAGCCTTATGTATCGCTGGCTTTCCTCTATCAGACAGCGGGTCGGACGGATAAGGTCATACTGCTTAATGAGCGTTGCCTTTTTCAGCTTCTTCTTTGGAAGCGAATACTCGTAGTCCTCATACGCCACGCCGTCCCTGCCGTAGATATGCTCGATAAGATAGCCGAAGTCGTTCTTGTCCAAGCGTCGGAACTTGAAACGGCGGGAGATTTTATTTTCCAGCAGTTTTTCCATTTTCATGTAGCGGTTGATTTCATCATCTGGCATGGAGATAAAGTCGTTCATCAGCGTATGGTTGACCTCATTCAAGAACTCTTTGAACGTCATAAACGCCGATTTTTTCATGCTTTCAAGGCTGACCTTTTCCTCTGTCACAATGAGCTTGAAGCCGATAAAAAAGCGGTAGTCCACTTGATTGTCCCCAATCATGGAAACAAGGGCTTCTGTCTGTTCGTCTATCTTCTGTATCGCCACATCACGAAGTCGCCCCGTTACCAGCTTCTTTGACTGTTCCTGTATGCTTCTTACGGAGCTTTCCGTTGCTATCTGCAAGGCGTGTATCTTTCCCTCACGGGACTGTGCGATAAGCTGACGGAAGCTGTCATGGACGATAAATTTCTGTTCCGCAGAGAGGAAACTGTAATTATACGGTATCAGCTCATAGTAGGCGAACACCTCATTGTCCTTGTTCCAGACAAGGTTGTTGTCGATATACTTAATCGGGAACATACATCACACTCCTAACCGCCGTGACAGTTTCGCTGAACACTCCCTTTTCCAGCTTCACGGCTTTTCCTGCATAGGTCACTTTTGGTCGCAGGGCAAACGTAATCTGCGATTTCAAGAAGCTGTAAGGCTTCTTGCCGTCAAAGGTCTTTTGGCTCATGAACCATGTGAGGGCAACGGGAATACCGAAGTATTTTAGAAACGCTCCCTCGATAAGCGATAACGGCGGTAAGTCCCCTAAGAGAATGACGGCAAATTCCGTAATGACAAACCACGTTATCTGGGTAAAGGTAACGGGAAACGGAAGAGTAAAGTCATTGATTGCGTATAAGACTTTCTCCACGTTCCAGATACCCGTGTAGCTCTTAATCTTCTTCAATTCGTTTCAGCTCCTTTCGTTGTAATGGAAAAGGACAGCCATTTTTCAGACTGTCCTTGATAGAAAAAGCTGACAGTAGCGACTTAATCTGTCGCTGATCTGCCAGCTCTAATATGGTATCTCGCATATTCCTCGGCTTGTTTCAATGAATGTCCCCTCTATGGATAAGTCCCTGCCGTATGCTTCATAGTCGATATAGTTCTGCAACGGTAGCGGTATCTCGCCCAGCACTTGTAACTCGTCAATGAAGTAATAGGCAATGTCGGTCATGTCCTCACAGTCTGGATAGAAATAAATGTCGTCCTTGTGTTCGTAGACTTCTTCCAGACTTCCATAGTGGGAAACAAACTCGTCCAGAGCGTCCGTGATATAGTCGGGAAGCTCACAAATCATGTCGTACATCTCGTTGAGTTCTTCAATGGAGATATACTCCCCGATTTCAATAGGGAAGTTGTCGGTATCGTGGACAGCGTATTCCTCATAATAGCTGTTCAGCCCGATACGCTCCGCAACATCTTCCTCGTCGATAGGGAAAGAGAACCAGTCCCCGACAAGTTCACCCTCGTTGTACTTGCCAAGATTAGCGATATACACCCTCATGTCGTCCACCACAGGCACACACCTCTTTTCTATGGAAGCTCATAGATACCGTGGTCGGTTTCCACAAAGCGTCCGTTGTCGTCAAGGTACTGCCCGTAGGCTTCATAATCGAAATAACGGATAACATTCTCACTTAGGGAAGTAAAGTCTGGGTCATTGTTCAGAATGTGGCGGGCAACGTCCGTCATGTTCTTACACCATGAATAGTGGATAATATCGTTTCTGTATCGGTGCAGTTCGTCAAGGTCGGTGAAATAGCACATCAGCTCCCCGTAGTCCTCTTTCAAGTCAGAGGGTAGGCTTTCATAGGTATGGTACAGGTCGTCGAGTTTTTCAATGGTGGTATCTTCCTGCACTTCATCAGCAAAGGGAAGCTCCTTGCCCGTGATAGAGTAATAGTCCGTATCTACATCAATCCCCAGCAGTTCTTCCACCTGTTCTGTGTCGATAGGCAGGGTGAACCAAAAGGCTCTGATTTCTCCGTCTGTTGGTTCTCTTGCTTCAATCTGCACACGCATTTCTTCCATGTTTCATCACGTCCTTTCTTTGTAACGCTTCCTGTATGACGGTATAAGGCACACCGAATACATAGCGTGAAAAATCTTCTAACTGTTTCTTAGGGTAGTCAGACAGGCAAAGGCGTTTCATCTCAAACCAGACCGCACGCTTGTAGTAGGGCAGGTCGGAGAGATACGGACAGCCGATTTTTGCCTGCATATCGGTAAAAATATCTTTCAATCAATCACTCCAATCTGAAATTTGAGTATAGAAAAAAGCGGTTGATCTCCAAAGGAGTAACCGCTTTGTGTCGGGATATGAAATTGTTAAATTAGGATTTATACCCTCGTTTTTTTCTTACTTTTTGCAATATAGATAATTGTGCTGATTAGAGTTAGTAAGATGAGAATATGTAGTATTGTATGATAAACATCTGGTATGTATTTTCCCTCAATCCTTATCCATTGAAGTGTTCCTGAAAAGTATTCTATTTTTCCTTCTATACTGCCCATAATGCCACTATTAAAAATACTATACCATTCATGACATAAAAATTGAATTATAAACCATAAAGAAGTCCAAACAGCAACAAACCACTTTCCAATTTGAACTTTCACAATAAACAATATGACTGTAACAAGATAAATCAGAAAAAATACTCCATCCTCTTTATATGACT is part of the Lachnospiraceae bacterium KGMB03038 genome and encodes:
- a CDS encoding ATP-binding protein, which produces MFPIKYIDNNLVWNKDNEVFAYYELIPYNYSFLSAEQKFIVHDSFRQLIAQSREGKIHALQIATESSVRSIQEQSKKLVTGRLRDVAIQKIDEQTEALVSMIGDNQVDYRFFIGFKLIVTEEKVSLESMKKSAFMTFKEFLNEVNHTLMNDFISMPDDEINRYMKMEKLLENKISRRFKFRRLDKNDFGYLIEHIYGRDGVAYEDYEYSLPKKKLKKATLIKQYDLIRPTRCLIEESQRYIRLEHEDSESFVSYFTVNAIVGELDFPSSEIFYFQQQQFTFPVDTSMNVEIVGNRKALSTVRNKKKELKDLDNHAYQSGSETSSNVVDALDSVDELETDLDQSKESMYKLSYVIRVSAPDLDELKRRCDEVKDFYDDLNVKLVRPAGDMLGLHSEFLPASKRYINDYVQYVKSDFLAGLGFGATQQLGENTGIYIGYSVDTGRNVYLQPSLASQGIKGTVTNALASAFVGSLGGGKSFCNNLIVYYSVLFGGQAVILDPKSERGNWKETLLEIAHEINIVNLTSDKENAGLLDPFVIMKNVKDAESLAIDILTFLTGISSRDGEKFPVLRKAVRAVTQSDQRGLLHVIDELRREETAIARNIADHIDSFTDYDFAHLLFSDGTVKNAISLDNQLNIIQVADLVLPDKDTTFEEYTTIELLSVAMLIVISTFALDFIHSDRSIFKIVDLDEAWAFLNVAQGETLSNKLVRAGRAMQAGVYFVTQSSGDVSKESLKNNIGLKFAFRSTDINEIKQTLEFFGIDKDDENNQKRLRDLENGQCLLQDLYGRVGVVQIHPVFEELLHAFDTRPPVKSEVE
- a CDS encoding antirestriction protein ArdA: MEEMRVQIEAREPTDGEIRAFWFTLPIDTEQVEELLGIDVDTDYYSITGKELPFADEVQEDTTIEKLDDLYHTYESLPSDLKEDYGELMCYFTDLDELHRYRNDIIHYSWCKNMTDVARHILNNDPDFTSLSENVIRYFDYEAYGQYLDDNGRFVETDHGIYELP
- a CDS encoding conjugal transfer protein; protein product: MKKIKSYTGIWNVEKVLYAINDFTLPFPVTFTQITWFVITEFAVILLGDLPPLSLIEGAFLKYFGIPVALTWFMSQKTFDGKKPYSFLKSQITFALRPKVTYAGKAVKLEKGVFSETVTAVRSVMYVPD
- a CDS encoding antirestriction protein ArdA, which produces MVDDMRVYIANLGKYNEGELVGDWFSFPIDEEDVAERIGLNSYYEEYAVHDTDNFPIEIGEYISIEELNEMYDMICELPDYITDALDEFVSHYGSLEEVYEHKDDIYFYPDCEDMTDIAYYFIDELQVLGEIPLPLQNYIDYEAYGRDLSIEGTFIETSRGICEIPY